One genomic region from Nostoc sphaeroides encodes:
- a CDS encoding YegS/Rv2252/BmrU family lipid kinase, translating to MNRTACLIFNPVAGQGDPDIELAEIRAILEPEIDLDIYLTTEEIDADELAYAAVARGVDAIIASGGDGTLSAAAAAVVGTDIAFGIISRGTANAFATALGIPDTIAGACETILQGGTRHVDVAYCNDRPMVLLAGIGFEAETVELADRDAKNRFGMMAYVFAGIQQLRNLKNFDVEIETEDRIIKTSACAVTVANAAPPTSVLAQGPAGLIYDDGLLDLTIVAPVNKAGAIAATFHLFQTASTGNAVERNDIGFLRAKEFKITTEPPQKVVLDGEIVGTTPVEIKCVPAGLNIFVPLVEEVEPTEKLEGLPNLTIEMKDTVEE from the coding sequence ATGAATCGTACCGCCTGCCTCATTTTTAATCCAGTTGCGGGTCAGGGTGACCCAGATATAGAACTGGCAGAAATTCGGGCAATATTAGAGCCAGAAATTGACCTAGATATTTATCTCACAACTGAAGAAATCGACGCTGACGAACTGGCTTATGCAGCAGTAGCGAGGGGAGTAGATGCAATCATTGCTTCGGGGGGAGATGGCACTCTCTCGGCGGCGGCGGCGGCTGTAGTGGGTACTGATATTGCATTTGGCATCATTTCTAGAGGAACAGCAAACGCTTTTGCTACAGCTTTAGGAATTCCTGACACGATCGCAGGTGCGTGCGAGACAATTTTGCAGGGAGGAACCCGCCATGTAGACGTAGCCTATTGCAACGATCGACCAATGGTACTTTTGGCAGGTATTGGCTTTGAAGCTGAAACTGTAGAATTGGCAGACAGAGATGCCAAGAATCGCTTTGGCATGATGGCCTACGTTTTCGCTGGAATTCAGCAACTGAGAAATTTAAAAAACTTTGATGTTGAAATTGAAACAGAAGACAGGATAATTAAAACTAGTGCCTGTGCAGTCACAGTAGCAAATGCCGCGCCTCCTACTTCAGTCTTGGCTCAAGGCCCAGCAGGTCTGATTTATGATGATGGCTTACTAGATTTAACGATTGTAGCTCCAGTTAACAAAGCAGGAGCGATCGCAGCTACATTTCATCTATTCCAAACGGCTTCTACGGGTAACGCTGTCGAGCGAAATGATATTGGCTTCCTGCGAGCCAAAGAATTTAAAATTACAACTGAGCCACCACAAAAGGTTGTTCTAGATGGTGAAATAGTGGGCACAACTCCTGTAGAAATTAAGTGTGTACCAGCAGGTCTGAACATTTTTGTGCCATTAGTAGAAGAAGTTGAGCCTACCGAAAAACTAGAGGGACTCCCTAATCTGACTATTGAGATGAAAGATACGGTAGAGGAGTGA
- the glgA gene encoding glycogen synthase GlgA, with the protein MRILFVAAEAAPIAKVGGMGDVVGALPKFLREMGHDVRIFLPYYGFLPDKMEIPKEPIWRGSAMFQEFAVYESVLPGTDVPLYLFGHPAFLPRRIYSGDDEDWRFTFFANGAAEFAWNYWKPEIIHCHDWHTGMIPVWMHQDPDITTVFTIHNLAYQGPWRWYLEKITWCPWYMQGHNTMAAAVQFANKVNTVSPTYAEQIKTPTYGETLEGLLSFISGKLSGIINGIDTEVYNPENDKYIAQTFTADTLEKRKANKIALQEEVGLEVNSKAFLIGIVTRLVEQKGIDLILQILDRFLSYTDAQFVLLGTGDRYYETQMWQLASRFPGRMATYLLYNDALSRRIYAGTDAFLMPSRFEPCGISQMMSLRYGSVPIVRRTGGLVDTVSHHDPENAAGTGYCFDRYEPLDLFTCMIRAWEGFRFKPQWQELQKRGMSEDFSWYQSAKEYVKLYRSIYGLPEEEETPQPELVLNEAIANSKS; encoded by the coding sequence ATGCGGATTCTATTTGTTGCAGCAGAGGCAGCACCCATTGCCAAAGTAGGAGGAATGGGTGATGTTGTCGGGGCATTACCCAAATTTCTGAGAGAAATGGGGCATGATGTGCGGATATTTTTGCCTTACTATGGCTTCCTGCCAGACAAAATGGAAATTCCTAAAGAACCCATCTGGCGGGGATCTGCCATGTTCCAGGAATTTGCTGTTTATGAAAGCGTTCTGCCTGGTACTGATGTTCCCTTGTACTTATTTGGACATCCCGCCTTCCTACCCCGCCGGATTTATTCTGGAGATGATGAAGACTGGCGGTTTACCTTTTTTGCTAATGGTGCAGCCGAGTTTGCCTGGAATTACTGGAAACCGGAAATTATCCATTGTCACGATTGGCATACGGGGATGATTCCCGTGTGGATGCACCAAGATCCTGATATCACCACAGTCTTTACCATTCATAATCTGGCTTATCAAGGGCCGTGGCGTTGGTATTTAGAAAAAATTACTTGGTGTCCTTGGTATATGCAAGGACACAACACAATGGCGGCGGCGGTGCAATTTGCCAATAAGGTAAATACAGTTTCGCCCACTTATGCCGAGCAAATCAAGACACCTACTTACGGTGAAACATTAGAAGGTTTGCTGTCTTTTATTAGCGGTAAATTATCTGGGATTATCAACGGTATTGATACTGAAGTTTATAACCCAGAAAATGACAAATACATTGCCCAAACCTTTACTGCTGATACTTTAGAGAAACGCAAAGCCAACAAAATTGCTTTGCAAGAAGAAGTAGGATTAGAAGTCAACTCCAAAGCCTTTTTAATTGGGATTGTGACCCGATTAGTGGAACAAAAAGGCATTGACTTGATATTGCAAATCCTCGATCGCTTCCTTTCTTATACAGATGCACAGTTTGTGCTGTTAGGGACAGGCGATCGCTACTATGAAACTCAGATGTGGCAATTAGCATCCCGCTTTCCCGGACGCATGGCAACTTATTTACTGTATAACGATGCCCTCTCTCGCCGCATCTACGCTGGTACTGACGCTTTCTTGATGCCTAGTCGTTTTGAACCATGCGGTATCAGCCAAATGATGTCTTTACGCTACGGTTCTGTGCCCATTGTCCGCCGCACAGGTGGATTAGTTGACACCGTAAGCCATCACGACCCCGAAAATGCAGCAGGCACCGGTTATTGCTTTGACCGCTATGAACCGCTAGACCTTTTCACCTGTATGATCCGGGCTTGGGAAGGCTTCCGTTTTAAACCACAATGGCAAGAACTACAAAAGCGGGGCATGAGTGAAGACTTTAGTTGGTATCAATCTGCCAAAGAGTACGTGAAGTTGTACAGGTCAATTTACGGTTTGCCAGAAGAAGAGGAGACACCACAACCAGAGTTAGTCTTAAACGAAGCGATCGCTAATAGCAAGTCATAA
- a CDS encoding Uma2 family endonuclease, with amino-acid sequence MVTLQLKQIRVPPGQRIILEDVSWQVFEAILNELGEHRRSRVAYSQGTLEIMAPLPEHERSKVIIGDLVKALLDELDLNWESLGSTTFKRKDTSAGIEPDDCFYIQNYKLMIGKDRIDLTVDPPPDLAIEIDVTSKTQISAYQALKVPEIWRYESKNLEISLLQGEQYVKSLISPTFPTFSITELIPRFVEMARTTGMSSALRTFRQSVREQIQDS; translated from the coding sequence ATGGTTACTCTTCAACTCAAACAAATTCGAGTTCCACCAGGACAGAGAATAATCCTGGAAGATGTTAGTTGGCAAGTATTTGAAGCAATTCTCAACGAGTTAGGAGAACATCGCAGAAGTCGAGTAGCATACAGCCAAGGAACGTTAGAAATTATGGCTCCATTACCAGAACATGAGCGATCTAAGGTAATTATCGGAGACTTGGTGAAAGCTTTGCTAGATGAACTCGATCTGAATTGGGAGTCTTTAGGTTCAACTACCTTTAAGCGAAAAGATACAAGTGCAGGTATTGAACCCGATGATTGTTTTTATATTCAAAACTATAAGCTAATGATTGGGAAAGATAGGATCGACCTAACTGTTGATCCTCCTCCTGATTTGGCAATTGAAATTGATGTCACCTCTAAAACTCAAATTAGTGCATATCAAGCGTTGAAAGTACCTGAAATTTGGCGATATGAAAGCAAAAACCTAGAAATTAGCTTGCTGCAAGGTGAGCAATATGTGAAGTCTCTCATTAGCCCCACATTTCCCACTTTTTCTATCACAGAACTCATTCCCCGATTTGTGGAAATGGCGCGAACCACAGGAATGAGTTCAGCACTTAGAACGTTTCGACAATCGGTAAGAGAACAAATACAAGACAGCTAA
- a CDS encoding phycobiliprotein lyase, with protein sequence MDFFQLSAGKWRSQRATHHLPFKRSETGESDIQVETLDANHPEIIELCQYHQIDPSLSVGGSRVRWLGTMAWDRENEENHEGKTIFAIVPDGDNPRAGKLLRERGYAEIMPVVGLFHMDDEDGLVLTTEYETMSSIERFWFASPNMRMRTSTVKRFGGFSTASFCTETRIETSVEVSSTEEVTEIGSDVLEKRQFYSVLGW encoded by the coding sequence ATGGACTTTTTTCAGTTAAGTGCTGGTAAGTGGCGATCGCAACGTGCAACTCATCACTTACCCTTCAAGCGCTCAGAAACAGGAGAATCGGATATACAGGTAGAAACTCTGGATGCCAATCATCCCGAAATCATTGAACTATGCCAGTATCATCAGATTGACCCCAGTCTTTCAGTAGGTGGATCACGCGTACGTTGGCTGGGCACAATGGCTTGGGATAGAGAAAATGAGGAGAACCATGAAGGGAAAACCATATTTGCGATCGTGCCTGATGGCGATAACCCAAGAGCTGGTAAATTACTCCGTGAAAGAGGCTATGCCGAAATTATGCCTGTAGTCGGTCTTTTTCACATGGATGATGAAGATGGGCTAGTGTTGACAACCGAATACGAAACAATGAGTTCCATTGAGAGATTCTGGTTCGCCAGCCCAAATATGCGAATGCGAACCAGTACAGTGAAACGCTTTGGTGGCTTTAGCACTGCATCATTTTGTACTGAAACCCGTATTGAAACTTCTGTTGAGGTTTCTAGTACAGAAGAAGTAACAGAAATTGGGTCGGATGTTCTGGAAAAAAGACAGTTTTATTCAGTTTTGGGCTGGTGA
- a CDS encoding RluA family pseudouridine synthase has protein sequence MHCVNTKGNDRLDRYLSQELPDLSRSRIQQLIEQGNVQLNDKVCTSKKINVKLGDRITLEIPEAQPLELLAEDIPLDILYEDDQLLILNKPAGLVVHPAPGHPDGTLVNALLAHCPNLPGIGGVQRPGIVHRLDKDTTGAIAIAKTEVAHHHLQAQLKAKTARREYLGVVYGAPKVESGRIDLPIGRHPQDRKKMAIMPVEQGGRVAVTHWQVLERLGNFTLIHFQLETGRTHQIRVHSAKMGHPIVGDPVYSSGHSVGVNLPGQALHAWRLKLQHPISGELIEVTANPPSHFTKLLEMLKRRTTL, from the coding sequence ATGCATTGCGTCAACACTAAAGGCAACGATCGCCTTGACCGTTACCTTTCCCAAGAATTACCAGACTTATCCCGTTCCCGCATCCAACAGTTAATCGAACAAGGTAATGTCCAACTTAATGATAAAGTTTGCACATCTAAGAAGATCAATGTCAAGTTAGGCGATCGCATCACTCTGGAAATACCAGAAGCGCAACCTTTAGAACTCCTTGCAGAAGATATCCCCTTAGATATCCTCTACGAAGACGACCAGCTACTCATTCTCAACAAACCCGCAGGCTTAGTTGTCCATCCTGCACCCGGTCATCCAGATGGCACTTTGGTAAATGCTCTATTGGCACACTGCCCCAATTTACCAGGAATCGGCGGAGTCCAGCGTCCGGGAATCGTCCATCGATTGGATAAGGATACAACGGGGGCGATCGCGATCGCTAAAACAGAAGTTGCCCATCATCACTTACAAGCACAACTCAAAGCTAAAACCGCACGCAGAGAATACTTGGGCGTGGTTTACGGTGCGCCAAAAGTTGAAAGTGGCAGAATTGACTTGCCCATTGGTCGCCATCCACAAGACCGCAAAAAAATGGCGATTATGCCTGTCGAACAAGGCGGACGAGTCGCCGTTACTCATTGGCAAGTATTAGAACGCCTCGGTAACTTCACCTTAATCCACTTCCAACTAGAAACTGGACGCACCCATCAAATTCGCGTCCACAGCGCCAAAATGGGTCATCCCATTGTCGGCGACCCAGTTTATAGTTCTGGTCATTCAGTGGGGGTAAATTTGCCCGGTCAAGCACTGCACGCTTGGCGACTAAAATTGCAGCATCCCATATCTGGAGAGTTGATTGAGGTGACAGCAAATCCTCCCAGCCACTTTACAAAACTTTTGGAGATGCTAAAAAGACGAACTACACTTTAA
- a CDS encoding acyltransferase family protein — protein MLAKKTQTQPIYNIPSIRNYRWSTHLDFLRGLASLLVFIGHTRILLFIEYSEIINPNFLIKRLNSLTVLGHQSVMIFFVLSGFFISASVIRRIKQKQWSWVNYLVDRLTRLYIVLIPALLLSSVWDYLGIKIFGTGQDSFYGEKFHNGHLATYKILENFTFQNALGTLVFLQTIFVDLFGSNKAVWSLAYEFWYYILFPAIILFFCVKSLKARILYALLASGILLMVGSEIRIYFLVWLMGALVSISHPSKYLNNKKLLNLLTILSILILGIALMIERFIGREIGDFFIGSSTAVMIYLLVNSRSQIRQEGAYEKFSKGLAGCSYTLYLVHMPILCFIRACVIGDRPWQPDIFHVFLALIIVVFVFLYAVVIAHFTEAKTDKFRNLIMSWINNRRLNQA, from the coding sequence ATGCTAGCAAAAAAAACTCAGACGCAGCCTATTTATAATATTCCTTCAATCAGGAATTATCGATGGTCAACTCATCTTGATTTTTTAAGAGGTTTAGCTTCTTTATTAGTTTTCATCGGTCATACAAGAATTCTATTATTTATAGAATATTCAGAAATTATTAATCCTAATTTTTTGATAAAAAGGTTAAATTCATTAACAGTATTGGGTCATCAATCTGTAATGATTTTTTTTGTGTTGAGTGGATTTTTTATTTCAGCTAGTGTAATCAGGAGAATTAAACAAAAGCAATGGTCTTGGGTTAATTATTTAGTAGATCGTTTAACACGCTTATATATAGTATTAATTCCTGCTTTATTGCTCTCTTCTGTTTGGGATTATCTCGGTATAAAAATATTTGGTACTGGACAAGACAGCTTTTATGGAGAAAAGTTTCACAACGGTCATTTAGCAACTTATAAAATTTTGGAAAATTTCACATTTCAAAATGCTTTGGGAACTCTAGTTTTTTTGCAAACAATTTTTGTAGATTTATTTGGTTCAAATAAAGCAGTTTGGAGTTTAGCCTATGAATTTTGGTACTATATACTTTTTCCTGCAATCATCCTATTCTTTTGTGTTAAATCCTTAAAAGCCCGTATTTTATACGCTTTATTGGCTTCAGGGATATTATTAATGGTTGGTTCGGAAATTAGAATTTATTTTCTGGTTTGGCTTATGGGAGCATTAGTTAGTATATCTCATCCTTCTAAATATCTTAATAACAAGAAGCTACTAAATTTACTCACTATTTTGTCTATACTAATCTTGGGCATTGCCTTAATGATTGAACGTTTTATTGGTCGAGAGATAGGAGATTTTTTCATAGGAAGTTCTACTGCTGTCATGATATATCTTCTAGTTAATAGTCGTAGTCAAATAAGACAAGAAGGAGCATACGAAAAATTTTCTAAAGGTTTAGCAGGATGTTCATACACTCTTTATCTTGTCCACATGCCGATCCTGTGCTTTATCAGAGCATGTGTAATTGGCGATCGCCCTTGGCAACCAGATATTTTTCACGTATTCTTGGCGCTTATTATAGTTGTATTTGTATTTTTATATGCGGTTGTCATCGCACATTTTACTGAGGCAAAAACAGACAAGTTTAGAAATCTAATCATGTCTTGGATAAACAATAGACGTTTAAATCAAGCTTAA
- a CDS encoding lysozyme inhibitor LprI family protein — protein MRQLLLVLASMLTLSSLNTPTVTIAGTTPDLREIRLVQRVNCNNAQTQTAINECAKLSYQRADKKLNRAYQQLLPTLETSRKQKLIAAQLAWLKFRDTNCEFERSRYDGGSIAPSIYFGCLENITKVRTQELQEYLKSDP, from the coding sequence ATGCGTCAATTATTACTAGTTTTAGCAAGTATGCTAACTCTCAGCAGTTTAAATACTCCCACCGTGACAATAGCAGGCACAACGCCTGATTTACGGGAAATACGCTTAGTACAAAGAGTCAACTGCAATAATGCTCAAACTCAAACAGCAATTAATGAATGCGCCAAGTTATCTTATCAAAGGGCAGATAAAAAACTGAATCGAGCCTATCAACAATTGCTACCTACTTTAGAAACGTCTAGAAAACAGAAATTGATTGCTGCACAACTTGCATGGCTCAAGTTTCGAGATACCAATTGTGAGTTTGAGAGAAGCAGATATGATGGAGGAAGTATTGCCCCTAGCATTTATTTTGGTTGTCTAGAAAATATTACAAAAGTACGTACCCAAGAATTACAGGAATATCTTAAATCTGACCCTTAA
- the hemC gene encoding hydroxymethylbilane synthase, with the protein MTSVVSSPPRTIRIGSRKSQLALVQTYWVQEQLQKAFPDITFEVHTMSTQGDKILDVALAKIGDKGLFTKELEVGMLNQEIDFAVHSLKDLPTHLPEGLTLAAITERENPADALVVHEKHKDKQIDTLPEGAVIGTSSLRRLAQLRHHFPHFSFKDVRGNLITRLAKLDAGEYDALILAAAGLERLGMGDRVHQILPKEISLHAVGQGALGIECRADDSEVLSLLKAIEHPETRDRCLAERSFLRSLEGGCQVPIGVNTEISGENLTLTGIVASVDGQKFVKDTVTGIANNAEALGIELAELLRQQGAQEILSEIFAVIQRGS; encoded by the coding sequence ATGACTTCAGTTGTTTCTAGTCCCCCACGCACTATTCGGATTGGTTCACGCAAAAGCCAACTTGCTCTGGTTCAAACCTACTGGGTACAAGAGCAACTCCAGAAAGCCTTTCCTGATATCACTTTTGAAGTCCACACCATGTCTACCCAAGGCGATAAAATCTTGGATGTAGCATTAGCTAAGATTGGCGATAAAGGACTTTTTACTAAAGAACTTGAAGTTGGAATGCTCAATCAGGAGATTGACTTTGCCGTTCATTCTCTCAAGGATCTGCCAACTCACTTACCTGAAGGGTTAACACTGGCAGCAATTACTGAACGGGAAAATCCAGCAGATGCATTAGTGGTGCATGAAAAGCACAAAGATAAACAAATTGATACATTGCCAGAAGGTGCGGTAATTGGTACATCTTCGCTGCGGCGGTTAGCACAGTTACGCCATCACTTCCCGCACTTTAGTTTTAAGGATGTCCGGGGAAACTTGATTACACGGTTGGCAAAACTGGATGCAGGCGAATACGATGCTTTGATTTTGGCAGCAGCAGGGTTAGAGAGATTGGGAATGGGCGATCGCGTTCATCAAATTCTCCCCAAAGAAATCTCCCTTCACGCTGTAGGACAAGGTGCTTTGGGGATAGAATGCCGTGCTGATGATAGTGAAGTGCTATCTCTACTCAAAGCGATCGAACATCCCGAAACACGCGATCGCTGTCTCGCGGAACGATCTTTTTTACGCTCTTTAGAGGGCGGCTGTCAAGTACCTATTGGTGTAAATACAGAAATATCTGGTGAGAATTTGACATTAACAGGGATCGTCGCCAGTGTAGATGGTCAAAAGTTCGTAAAAGATACCGTCACTGGAATTGCCAATAATGCTGAAGCGCTAGGCATAGAACTAGCAGAACTATTGCGGCAACAAGGAGCGCAAGAAATTTTATCAGAAATTTTTGCGGTGATTCAACGCGGTTCTTAA
- the tnpA gene encoding IS200/IS605 family transposase — translation MEKKQALKTRSNSAFRLIYHLVLVTKFRRTSINSEMLDRINIIIKELLTKWECELIEFGGEADHIHTLLETHPSVDLSKLVNNIKTVTSRRLRSEYSEHLSKFYWGTKPQFWSSSYAIISVGAQAPLSRLIEYVQNQEKPE, via the coding sequence ATGGAAAAGAAACAGGCATTAAAAACCCGCAGTAACAGTGCATTCAGACTTATTTACCACTTGGTTCTAGTAACTAAATTTCGGAGAACGTCAATAAATTCTGAGATGCTGGATAGAATAAATATCATTATCAAAGAACTTTTAACCAAGTGGGAGTGTGAGTTAATCGAATTTGGTGGAGAGGCTGATCATATTCACACACTGCTCGAAACTCACCCGTCTGTTGACCTATCAAAATTAGTGAACAATATTAAAACAGTTACATCTCGTCGATTACGTTCTGAGTATAGTGAGCATTTATCTAAGTTTTACTGGGGAACTAAACCACAATTTTGGTCTAGTTCTTACGCAATTATCAGTGTTGGCGCACAAGCACCATTATCACGGCTAATCGAGTATGTACAGAATCAAGAAAAACCGGAATAG
- a CDS encoding IS200/IS605 family accessory protein TnpB-related protein — protein MSKKKTKRHKSKKPPELIRTDVWDLVTLKSEKDQMLLTIEEYRKYLLPLVIIVNAQWLNLSDLTAKDRVNAVEKMIHKTADNPNPKHKYFQSIIKTHPSHRKFPSYLRRAAIADAIGIVSSFQTRYRDWQRGIRSRRDAKPPRLTAFVHTYPALYKGQQIRYNLNYQTVDIKVWSGTDWVWLSGIKVKRHGLNRHLTDGNEICSPALVVNKNKCQLSMPVKIDKINREDSDYVVSVDLGINNAATASVVGKNGTVKARKFINPARDIDRRNQRRMMIAKKSKQTQNITKTKPEKGFCKGLYRKSSHINLEISRYVARSIVDLAKNHNVKVIVIESLSGWKAKAGKKGSLLKQKFHLWCHAKIVEIITDRWAELGGQVQAINPKYTSAYAMDGSGKVKRDKNNYSLAKFTTGKLYNADLSAAYNIGARYWYCLITGDKTFSRVFVSKSSNDTLRTPVTLGTLRSLIAS, from the coding sequence ATGAGTAAGAAAAAAACTAAGCGGCATAAATCTAAAAAACCGCCAGAACTAATTAGAACTGATGTTTGGGATTTAGTAACTCTAAAATCTGAGAAAGATCAAATGCTTTTAACGATTGAGGAGTATCGTAAATACCTTTTACCATTGGTAATAATAGTAAATGCTCAATGGCTTAACCTGTCTGATTTAACGGCAAAGGATAGGGTAAATGCTGTTGAGAAAATGATTCACAAAACAGCAGATAACCCCAACCCAAAGCATAAATATTTTCAATCAATCATTAAAACTCATCCATCGCATCGTAAGTTTCCCAGTTATTTAAGACGGGCTGCGATTGCGGATGCTATTGGAATTGTCTCAAGTTTTCAAACTCGTTATAGGGATTGGCAACGTGGGATTAGATCAAGACGGGATGCAAAACCACCACGTCTAACTGCTTTTGTTCATACCTATCCAGCCTTGTATAAAGGTCAACAGATTCGCTATAACCTGAACTACCAAACAGTTGATATTAAGGTTTGGAGTGGAACTGATTGGGTATGGCTTAGTGGAATTAAGGTAAAACGTCACGGGTTGAATCGACATTTAACAGATGGCAATGAAATTTGTTCACCTGCATTAGTGGTAAACAAAAACAAATGCCAACTATCAATGCCAGTAAAAATTGACAAAATTAATCGGGAGGATTCTGATTATGTAGTTAGTGTTGATTTAGGCATTAATAATGCGGCAACAGCTTCGGTAGTAGGAAAGAACGGTACTGTAAAGGCTAGGAAATTCATTAATCCCGCTAGAGACATAGACCGTCGTAATCAACGCCGAATGATGATTGCCAAAAAGTCTAAACAGACTCAAAATATTACTAAAACTAAACCTGAGAAAGGATTCTGTAAGGGACTTTATCGCAAGTCCTCACATATTAATTTAGAAATCTCACGTTACGTTGCTAGAAGTATTGTTGATTTGGCGAAAAATCATAATGTCAAAGTAATTGTGATTGAGAGCTTGTCTGGTTGGAAGGCGAAAGCTGGTAAGAAGGGTTCTCTACTAAAACAGAAATTTCATCTGTGGTGTCATGCCAAAATCGTTGAGATAATCACAGATAGATGGGCTGAGTTAGGGGGACAAGTTCAAGCTATTAATCCCAAATATACCAGTGCCTATGCAATGGACGGAAGCGGTAAAGTTAAGCGTGATAAAAACAATTATTCTCTAGCCAAATTTACGACAGGCAAGCTTTATAACGCGGATCTATCCGCAGCTTATAATATTGGTGCTAGATATTGGTATTGCCTAATCACAGGTGATAAAACTTTTTCTAGAGTGTTCGTAAGCAAAAGTTCTAACGACACACTGAGAACGCCAGTAACTCTGGGAACGTTGAGAAGTCTTATAGCTTCTTAG
- a CDS encoding Uma2 family endonuclease produces MSVAKSASLTLEEFLKLPETKPASLYIDGEIILKPMPKTRHSRLQAKLIDGINDVLDGVDLKLTVEQLFGWLNMKAE; encoded by the coding sequence TTGAGTGTTGCAAAATCTGCATCTCTAACCCTAGAGGAATTTTTGAAGTTACCAGAAACAAAGCCTGCAAGCCTTTATATTGATGGTGAGATTATCTTAAAACCAATGCCGAAAACCCGCCACTCCCGACTTCAGGCTAAGTTGATTGATGGAATTAATGACGTTCTAGATGGTGTTGATTTAAAATTGACAGTAGAACAGCTATTTGGCTGGTTAAATATGAAAGCAGAGTGA
- a CDS encoding phycobilisome rod-core linker polypeptide — protein sequence MAIPLLTYDPSSQNQRVAAYEVPGDEQPRIFSTDNLLSPSDLDVLIEAAYRQIFFHAFAADRETYLESQLRNGQITVRDFIRGLVLSNTFKKSFYDLNNNYRFVEQVIQRVLGRDPYSEREKIAWSIVVATKGIRGFIDEVLNTEEYLSNFGDSTVPYQRRRILPSQSAGELPFNIKSPRYEAYHRTKLGFPQIIWQVEVRRFLPQERKPKAGDPALFLSMAQSVNATGNPPQRISSFNIDIEKSVPYRQLAGIK from the coding sequence GTGGCAATTCCTCTGTTAACATACGACCCTTCAAGTCAAAACCAGCGTGTAGCTGCATACGAAGTACCGGGTGATGAACAGCCCAGGATTTTTAGTACAGACAATTTGCTTTCTCCGTCAGATTTAGATGTTCTGATCGAAGCAGCATATCGTCAAATTTTCTTTCATGCCTTTGCTGCCGATCGCGAAACATATTTAGAGTCTCAACTACGTAATGGACAAATTACAGTCCGGGACTTTATTCGTGGGTTGGTGCTTTCTAATACCTTTAAGAAAAGCTTCTATGACCTCAACAATAATTATCGCTTTGTTGAGCAAGTAATCCAGCGCGTTCTAGGACGCGACCCATACAGTGAGCGGGAAAAAATTGCCTGGTCAATTGTAGTCGCTACCAAGGGTATTAGAGGGTTTATTGATGAAGTCCTCAACACTGAAGAGTACCTGAGCAATTTTGGAGACTCCACAGTGCCTTATCAACGCCGTCGGATACTGCCATCTCAATCTGCGGGTGAGTTGCCATTCAACATCAAATCTCCGCGATACGAAGCTTACCATCGTACCAAACTGGGTTTCCCCCAAATCATTTGGCAAGTCGAAGTACGCAGATTCCTTCCACAAGAACGAAAGCCCAAGGCAGGCGATCCAGCTCTATTCTTGTCAATGGCACAAAGTGTCAATGCAACTGGCAATCCTCCACAAAGGATCTCGTCATTCAACATCGATATCGAAAAGTCTGTACCTTATCGGCAACTGGCAGGAATTAAATAA
- a CDS encoding helix-turn-helix domain-containing protein, with amino-acid sequence MPVSYSGDLRRRVIKAWEAKEGSQRQLAERFKVSLSFVRNLLRHYRQSGQIEAKQRGGYQKPTIQDEHLSTIKSWVEEKNDLLLSELCDRFAKDIGIRISISTMHRAVEKLDLRCKKKVSMQVSRILHEYRNYGMTIAVG; translated from the coding sequence ATGCCAGTATCTTACTCAGGGGATTTGCGTCGTCGCGTGATTAAAGCTTGGGAAGCTAAGGAAGGCTCTCAACGCCAGTTGGCGGAAAGATTTAAGGTTAGCTTGTCGTTTGTGCGAAACCTACTGCGCCATTATCGTCAAAGTGGACAAATTGAAGCAAAACAACGTGGGGGATACCAAAAACCAACTATTCAGGATGAACATCTAAGCACGATCAAGTCTTGGGTGGAAGAGAAAAATGATTTGTTGCTCTCAGAGTTATGCGATCGCTTCGCTAAAGATATAGGAATTAGGATCAGCATTTCGACAATGCATCGTGCAGTAGAAAAATTAGACTTACGCTGTAAAAAAAAAGTCTCTATGCAAGTGAGCAGGATACTCCACGAGTACAGGAATTACGGCATGACTATCGCCGTTGGTTAG